The Lycorma delicatula isolate Av1 chromosome 8, ASM4794821v1, whole genome shotgun sequence DNA segment AAAGTGAGGTTAGTTTTTTCTCGTAGTTTTGTGGTACGTGATTGAATTTACCATCTTATTTGAACTAAAAGgtgtttattttgtgaaaaatatgatcaacttttattaattttttttaatagcgtaAACATTTAAGTGATGATATTTTGGATGagctaattaatacaaattttgaaatgacGTTAGACTGTGACTATATAATTAGGTTTTCGAAACAACTTCTGTTTTGGTAAGTAAACTTTGAGAGTATTATGACACTGTAATAGTAAAAATGAGGTAACACCTAGTTTTAGTAATGTGAATTTACCAGAAGTtttcgaagataaaaataatgagctCATGTTTGAGAATCAAAGTAGGATTACTATGGTAATATAGAgcagaacttatttttaaataatgtaaaccaACAAGTTTGCTTTACAGAATTGTCACTAGAACTCAAGAATGAATTTTATGGGCCACACTTCATATCAGGAAGAATAAATATtgctgacagttttttttttttgttttcagtcatttgactggtttgatgcatctctccaagattccctatctaatgctagtcgtttcatttcggtataccccctacatcctacatccctaacaatttgttttacaaactccaaacgtagcctgcctacacaattttttccttctacctgacccttcaatattaaagcgactattccaggatgccttaatatgtggccaataagtctgtctcttcttttagctatatttttccaaatgcttttcttcatctatttgccgcaacacctcttcatttgtcactttatccacccatctgatttttaacattctcctattttttttttttttgtcttcagtcatttgactggtttgatgcagctctccaagattccctatctagtgctagtcgtttcatttcagtataccctctacatcctacatccccaacaatttgttttacatactctaaacgtggcctgcctacacaatttttcccttctacccgtccttccaatattaaagcgactattccaggatgccttagtatgtggcctataagtctgtttcttcttttaactatatttttccaaatgctactttcttcatctatttgccgcaatacctcttcatttgtcactttatccacccatctgatttttaacattctcctatagcaccacatttcaaaagcttctaatcttttcttctcagatactccgattgtccaagtttcacttccatataaagcgacactccaaacatacactttcaaaaatcttttcctgacatttaaattcatttttgatgtaaacaaattatatttcttactgaaggctcgtttagcttgtgctattcggcactttatatcgctcctgcttcgtccatctttagtaattttacttcccaaataacaaaattcttctacctccaaaatcttttctcctcctattttcacattcagtggtccatctttgttatttctactacatttcattacttttgttttgttcttgtttattttcatgcgatagtttttgcgtaggacttcatctatgccgttcattgtttcttctaaatcctttttactctcggctagaattactatatcatcagcaaatcgtagcatctttatcttttcaccttgtactgttactccgaatctaaattgttctttaacatcattaactgctagttccatgtaaagattaaaaagtaacggcgatagggaacatccttgtcggactccctttcttattaggtcttctttcttatgttcttcaattgttattgttgctgtttggttcctgtacatgttagcaattgttcttctatctctgtatttgaaccctaatttttttaaaatgctgaacattttattccagtctacgttatcgaaagccttttctaggtctataaacgccaagtatgttggtttgtttttctttaatcttccttctactattaatctgaggcctaaaattgcttcccttgtccctatacttttcctgaaaccaaattggtcttctcctaacacttcttccactctcctctcaattcttctgtataaaattctagttaagatttttgatgcatgactagttaaactaattgttctgtattcttcacatttatctgcccctgctttctttggtatcataactataacactttttttgaagtctgatggaaattccccattttcataaatattacacaccagtttgtataatctatcaatcgcttcctcacctgcactgcgcagtaattctacaggtattccgtctattccaggagcctttctgccatttaaatcttttaatgctctcttaaattcagatctcagtattgtttctcccatttcatcctcctcaacttcctcgtTTTCCGATTTATGTTTACgtaaaacgtaaacaaaaaaatttttattatttttggctatagaatcatgcCTTTATTTACCTTAGTGAAGTTCATCAGCTGAATGGTTGTAGTTTTTACTAGTTCTTGTAATTTACTGTTTGTTAGTTTCACTTTATACTTAATccatcacaaaaacaaaattcaaatattttaaaattgtataacaagatgttaaaaatttcagttcaatgatttcaattttcatcataaatctcatattttatttatgttaaaacagatttaaacagAACTGCATCtattattttgcaaatatgtAAATATCTTGATTTATCATGTCATCACTACACCTAAGATGAAATATCTGAAAAGCTAAGGTTCATAACCGTGAGGCTGTGACTACACTttcaatataaaaagatttttgttacaaGCCTTATTCTAAGGATATGCATATATCTCCCATTTcctcctcctcaacttcctcttcttcctctataacaccattttctaattcatttcctccgtataactcttcaatatattccacccatctatcgactttacctttcgtattatatattggtgtaccatctttgtacaattaaattacaattaaatacaacaattaaatttaaacaattaaattttaatttatgtaccccaaaattttccttaactttcctgtatgctccgtctattttaccaatgttcatttctctttccacttctgaacacttttctttaatccactcttctttcgccagtttgcacttcctgtttatagcatttcttaattgccgataatttcttttactttcttcatcactagcattcttatattttctacgttcatccatcagctgcaatatatcgtctgaaacccaaggttttctaccagttctctttattccgcctaagtttgcttctgctgatttaagaattcctttttaacattctcccattcttcttctacattttctaccttatcatttttactcagacgtcttgcgatgtcctcctcaaaaatcttctttacttccttttcctcaagcttctctaaattccaccgattcatctgacatcttttcttcaggtttttaaaccccaatctacatttcattatcagcaAATTATGgccgctatcaatgtctgctccagggtaagttttgcagtcagcaagttgatttctaaatctttgcttaaccatgatataatctatttgataccttgcagtatctcctggctttttccaagtgtatattcttctattatgatttttaaattgggtgttggcaattactaaattatacttcgtgcaaaactctataagtcggtcccctctttcattccttttgcccagcccgtattcacccactatatttccttccttgccttttccaatgcttgcattccaatctccaactattattaaattttcatctccttttacttgtttaattgcttcatcaatctcttcgtatacatactctacctcatcatcatcatgggcgcttgtaggcatatagacgttaacaatcgttgtcggtttaggttttgattttatccttattacaatgattctatcgctatgcgttttgaaatactctacgctcttccctatcttcttgttcattatgaaatctactcctgcctgcccattatttgaagctgagttaattattctaaaatcacctgaccaaaagtcgccttcctcttcccaccgaacctcactaattcctactacatccacatttatcctatccatttccctttttaaattttctagcctaccaaccttttttaaacttctaacattccacgctcctactcgtagaatgttatttaatttaattttctggtgaccccttccttagtagtccccacccggagatccgaacgggggactagtttacctccagaatattttaccaaggaaggtgcctctatcattgctatatgaaaatgcagagagccacattttcttggaaaaaaagcagctgtagttttccattgctttcagctgcgcagtactcagaggactgagtgatgttgatgtggtcgtttaagtcattctgactcacgcccgtAACaattcaggaatcattccttagtctggctctcaacagatacctcttcgatatggttgcacctttggtccagctactctgtatccctgagcactcaagccccctcaccaacggcaaggtctcatgttTCATAGAGGAGGGCTTTGACAGTAGGAAATGAAATTGGcagaaaatttttagaatgtGGATTTTTAATGGGTGAAACATctataaacaacataaaacaatttacaattctAAAGGGTGGAACAAGGAATTTCACACTTGTTTGGCTTCCAGGTTTGTGTGTATTGCTTTAAAATGaagaatttgttattaaatttgctGTATTCATTATGCAttatttaaagggttaaaatttctGAATTGTAGAATCAGTACTTCTTTAATGTAAAGGTTATAGGGGTGAATTccattaattttcatatgtaaattaGTTCCTGGTGTCCCCTTTTTTTAGAATTGAGCTAATTCAAAAATTATGGTGATGAATCCAATTCATCCTTGTTTgttcaattttgtaataaataactttctaACTTGTTGATTCGTGAATTACAGTATTTCATCCCATTCTACACTctagcagaaaaataaataatattatgcaaATATCACTCTACAGTAATGCCGCTGATGCCAGAGGTGATATCATAGTTCCAAGGGAACTATGCACATATACATTAATGCCATAGGTTCTGAgggaagatctttttttttattgttataagtcATAAAATGGAAATTGGATTccattcaaaaacaatttataaaaattattaatatgaatacaTGTGTGATAAAAGAggcaaatgtaattattaattgacatataaacagtttttttcttatacttcaactttgtgttttagattttaagtaaaatttttgtaaacagcTTTATAAATTAGTCAATCTAGTtttctggtttattttaataacccgTATTTTTATATGGAAcaagttgatttatttaaaatttttccactactttcatttttatttatttctttttttacttttaagaattattgaattaattttatacataaagattTTTGAGAAAAGAGAAATCTTTGAATTGTTAAGTTGAAATGACACCTAGTAATggcagatttttaatattaatcatatctCAAAGCATGCCATTTAGTTGCTAAAAATTTGTGATGGGATGAACAACATGCCATTACGAGATATATAAAATTCTTCTATAGAAACAATGACTATATGAAAATTGTGTAGTCTGAATTTTGGTTCATTTTCAATTTGTCAACAGTATCTAGTTTGCCAGCTTACACCATTAGGAAAGAACTTGATCAATTTAAAACAGTGGGCTCAGCACTTGAAAAGGAatagaagcttaaaaaatttttgaaaccagGGAAGCTTTCACTTAAGAGTATAACATTCTGCCAGATGACTTTCCACATTAGTTTGTCTTACCAcactttttatagaatatttttttttaggatttagaTTAAAAGAATTCCCAAATTCTCTACATTCCACTTACTCAAATtgtattttctctatttttattgttattgcagTTATTACTAATCATTTTAACCcctcaaaactaaaaaaaacattaattacatcCTACGTAGCTGCATATACATTCAAGCCTTTCTCAGTAccgaatgaataaattttaattttttttttattttgtaaaggataCTTGTTACTGTATAGTTAGTAACTtaagtgaaagattttttaaacaaaaagttacattgagtaaatagataatttgaagattttttttgtcattactgcttagtttttctttttgtaccaTAACATTACTTTAGAGCTAATATTAAGCGATGATGATAGTATATTATATAGACTGATGTAATGGTGATTTTCACAAGTATTTTCttgtgaaaattcaagaaaattaatggaacaagttaaagaaaaaataatccttaTTTCTGCGTTTCACAAAATTACCTCATATTCTGTAACAGTCTCTTTACATTGTTTCTCtgcatttgttttcttatttttacaaagacagagtaaaaaacaaatatatattcccTCATTCCAAAGAGTTTTAGCATCAGCACTCTACTTCATCCCACTACGTTCCTtaatatctcataaaaaaatagatcCATTTAATAAGATTCAGCTGAACAAATGTACATCTcacaataaacaaaacttaatcaatttcattatAACAAGATATCATGTTAGCAATCTTAACAGTTATGGTTACAATTAGGTgtggtttttttgttgtttatttcagGGTATAATAATGTACCTTTAATGTAGGTTATAGTATACAAGTTGTTTATACCAAGGTATACCTGAAACTGACTCTATAAGGGTAAATTAACTGAAGATCGATCTAGTATTTATAAGTcaaaaaaacttatacatttaACATAAACAATTCTTAAAGTCTCTTCTTAATTAACACAGAAGGTGAATTAACATTCACAATTATAATCGggttacaacaaaattattctactgcCCAATATTATATCATAGAAAAATTTAGTTCTCTTCAgctatcttttaaatatatatatattttcttatttatgtataaatattatttcatgtttaaacaaatgattttttttttatcaataaaaatataataataaatgtatcctGTTTTTGTAggataaaaaacttgttttattaacaaacttTGGGTCCTCTGTAGTAAAGTTATGAAAGTTTAAAGGAAAGTTAAATCTGAAAAGGAACAAAATCTTCTGTCAAGAGGATTCCTGAGAGTTAAGCAGTAAAGTTTAGTTAGGAATAAGACTATACTGCAGtaggcattaaaataaaattcatgtttagAATGTCAATTCTAACTTAGATCTTTAGAACTTTCCAGTTCAAATTAGTATGAGTGTTTTTTCTCTTcagtaaacatattttcatttttctttttttcatttttagatgatattaagtttataataaatggagAAGAGAAGTCTATTATATCATCAAATGGCAACAAAAAGCTAAGTTCTGCAGTTGAATTAAATGACTTATGTGACAAGCTTTGGGACTCTGAATCAAAAATTGCACCATTTGATCAAGCTgtaagatataattattaatgttgtatAATCAGTCAAGCTCTTAATTAGTATTAGCAAATAATTTATCTCAAAAGTGGTTGAATGGATTTTactaaagaacaaatttttagatCTGTAGATTTCATGCTTTTacattgcaaaatttattaagtcTAATCTGATTGATTAGAAAACAAGCGGTTCTTTTACTTTTTGGAACCAAGCTGCTTGAAGTAACATGctgattattactgttttatctaGTTACATTGCATAGTTACTCTGTAGTAAGTATAAcaatatatttccatttatttatgattaacaaaaaacttattttgaagcAAAACTTCATTAACTCAAGAAGTCCAAGGATACAAGAGACTTAAGTATACCTATGAAgtacctaaaaataaaacttaaggatCTAAGGATCTAAGTAAAGAATCCTATTCTATCCTTCCTTTATCCACTGTatccatatattttatattcacccTATGTTCCTTTTTAAGTTTACTCCTTCTACGTACATACTATCATACTTTCAAATTTGGAacccaaaatttaatgtttacaagttacattaattttttttacgacttGTTTATCTATTAATACTTATCCCTATATATTATCCAGAGTGATTCAGGCgtaaaggtaaataatttggaaattgattttagagcttgaaataaggaaaaaggttcatacaaactTATGTTCCAGAACACTTTATCAAGTTAAGGCTAGAGAAGAATTTTGCTTGAATTTCAGATCCCTCactgaaatgaggtcatactgaaatttgcAAATTTGGATAAGGGAATACTGAAATTTGGgtaagggataaacttgatggtgTCTTacgtttttgacctgaaaaaccaAATCAAATGATGtatcttccgtagttttcattatatttaacatcaaacagaaaaattctgtgacaaaaaaaacaatttctttaggtttgaagtacaataactttattaaataactgatgaatgcataatttcaaacaaaataaattcattcatggCTAATGTGCTATTTATGAATTGTGAACACAACACggaattctaagaatttcatatACTTATTTATAGTCTACTCTAATCATGCGACACCAAAATCATGGGTAGACACAACAAACCTTCATGAGGGAttgaaaacaccagtatccaagggctcactattaataattgttcatgctGCCTTTGGTGTTCTTTATCACAGTAAAAGAACACTTAACAAATTAACTGTTCTTCTTAACTGTTCTTTTTGTTGGATGTTTTCATAATTCTTCTGCAGTCAAGCCATCATTTGCTACTTATTTAATTGCCtgatgattttgtttatttttatttgattaggtGGTATGGATTTTTCATTTCATGTTGCTGGATTTTGGAATTCAAATCTTACCTCAGGTTCTTGATAGTTTAATAATCTTTCATAGTACTTACTATAATTTTGCAGTTTCTTTGTTGTTAAggcctaattttccatttttatcctaAAGCATAGGCTGGTTGATTGGTATTTGgtaggttttaaaattttgttaagtgtggtaaattttaaaccttatttatttatttcaaataaacaggCTTGAAACCCACGAATactacatcttaaaaaaaaacattaataggtaaaattattattcataagttAGAATAGCTCTTGATAAGGTGTTAAGTTTACTTAATCTAGTATTATAAATGTCTACCTTAAGTTACTTTACATAGTAAAGATAGCCTAGTGATGGGTGATCTCCTTTGAGATTCatcaataaagatataaaaatattgaaaattatgccTAAGCATTCTGGTTGATTTATGAATGTCAAAAGGTTGCAATAGATTAGATAGgcaaaataattactgaaaattttttacacaGATATTAAATTTGCCCTCATCAGAGATGATTCAGTACTTTGCATTTTAAACAAAtctgaaatatgaataaaatgatgACTAGAAAAGTGCATAGCATCACGGATTTTGTAGGCAGCATATCTAAGAAAGATTCTATGtggtatttctaattttaattgcaagtcaGTAAAACTTTGCCAGACAACAGAGCCATAATTTAGTACTGGATTCATAAAAGTATAAGCTAAAGTTCTGAAgagttatttctaaaatttgtagattgtaataaaattttcaatttttagtgtCTTAGATACAGTATAACCAATCTATTCACTGAAGGATAACTTGCtatcaaaatatatatctaaGTTTTTAATTGAAGATACCTTTGTATTGcattatctttcattaaataattatattatcatttacaaaccttccaaattgaatatgaaaaaaaaaatttttttaggttacaAGAAATACCATTTAAGTCCATCATTTTTACACAGAGCTCAAGTCAGTTTGAAGTAACTGAATATCAACTACATTTTAATAGGCTTAAACAGTTACATATCAACTGCAAATTTGGAAAATTGGAGATCACAAATGCTTGCCTACCTTGTCTTTCTCCAGATCTAACTTAAAAAGGCTTAGAGATAAAATCATCAATATTAATGTAGGTAATTCTGTTTGTACAAAATGAATGTATCAAAGAtaacaatttattgttatatcCACACCTAGCAAGTGTgcaattagtaatttattattaactacgtCAGTGTGTTGTAATTTGATACAACCTGCCCAGTTATGTAGTGATtcaacttgtcatcgcaaaatcagctaatttttgaTGTTGAGACTTCTAAGGTTCTAGTACTTGTAAATGCAGTTACTtcatatagatttgaatactagacactttggatactggtgttatttggtagtagggtttcagttaaccacatgtctcaggagtggtcgacctgcaTATGTTCAGGAttacatgtttactggtacatttacatttTCTGCTACAGAGCTGGCAAGCTACTAGCAGTGCATTGGCTTATGCACCCACGCATCAAGATTTGGTAGTAAGCTGGAAAAActtgttgaaataataataactacatcAAACATTGAAAGTTAGTATAATTTGCATCAAGATAATCCATCATTTAGTGCATGAATAGTATCATCCATATATACACATGAGTTCATTTGCGTAGATTTACCTTCCAAAAAAACCATGCTCAGAACTATAAATTTCTTTAGGTAaggtgtaattttcataaaacctaatttatgttaaaaacttgCATTTGCTGatagtacaataattattggTATCTGAATGTCACCACTAGGAAAAACACCATTATTtaagtaacaattgaagaacttAGTTAAAAATCGTTAGAATTAATAAGTTTACTAGAGAAACATGTTTCTGTAGTAATTATTATCACAGTTAAAGTTCAATGAGCTTCAAAAACAATATAGAttgaattattaagaattatttaagagtGAATTGTATGTAATACTCGTATTCgtgaagatttattattaaattatactgttaaaatttaaggaatctttatctaatgatcccaaagattttttttaaacttgctaataaaaatgacaaaagtaGTAGATCTTATCCATCTTGTAttgataagattattatttataccaAAATTATTAATGCATAGCTGTAATTCCTCAGCAAAAATTTCTGTGTCATGAtcaatattaaatcatatttttaataccttggatggcatttttcatgcactACAATATTCAGTTTCTATCTTTCATGCATAAGCTTCAAGAGTAtgtgttgatataaaaaaaaataaataaaaatgaataattgtaataaataactattatttagaatcatattcttatttagtaaatgttgaatcttacaaaatttatatttttataatctaatatgaatttattagatataagattagaattcaaaatcttaggtaacgttatccaaagataaataatatttatcacagtattaaataattttgtcgtaaacaatattaacattaatgtcAGTAAGGTtctaaaaaaccaaagaaaattatcgcaacagtttaacaaattatttgattgtaaaagatgaCAGTTTATAGAAAAATCTCTAAGGTGAGTAGcaggatttttaaatttggatgataacacttagcaaaaaaaaatgttcatggtTTTACCATACAAAAAATGGCACATTAAAgctacctaataataataatttaaccatgACTGCACTGTTAATGTATGTGGTAAGtgaattggaaataaaatttatctttctaatataagttacacaaaaaataataaacatatttatgttatagcattcattttttgttttgttacagcaAGTAGGTTTAGTACGACTGAAGGAGGAACCGCTTGATCAGAATGTGAGGCTAGACGATTTACTTTGGCTGAATTTGATACCATGTGGCATCTGAAGGCCGTGTGTTCAGATGCCACAGGTGGAACACCCACAGAATCAGAGCTGTAATTACCGGATGAACACTTTTGGGTGTTCATCCGGTAATTCTACTAGGTTTTTCCTAGTAGAATACATGTTGAAAAAAGAAGAACAATGGAGGCAGGTTGAGGAATTTGCTACAGAAGTGCTCTGATCCAAGGACCAAGAGGAACATCAACTGGGTATTTAGCATAGGGTTGGATGTATGGCCCCAGTGATGAGTGCTAACATGCCTAGGTGTGTCATTACCGATGATCCACTGGGAATTTCAGGGAACTATATAGGTCAATAAATGAGAAAAGACACAATGATGTGTTTGGCAGATATGTCTGGGCATGGTGTCAAGATGGGCACTCTTGTGCCAATCTTGACACCAAAGAGCTGACCTACCATGCTGGACATACAGCTAGTAAGTGGGGAGGCTCATTTGAGTAATCGGACACTCGTCTGGATGGTGTTACACCTACCAGTTGGACCGATCCAgaggagtagagaaaaaaaagtatattatccaTAAGgaaacctttatgggtaataaggataaaatcaaaccctaaaccgacaacgattgttaacgtctatatgcctacaagcacccatgatgatgatcaggtagagtgtgtatacgaagagattgatgaagcaattaaacacgtaaaaggagatgaaaatttaataatagttggagattggaatgcaagcattggaaaaggcaaggaaggaaatatagtgggtgaatacgggctgggcaaaaggaatgaaagaggggaccgacttatagagttttgcacgaagtataatttagtaattgcaaacacccaatttaaaaatcataatagaagaaaacTTGGAAAAAGGTAGGCGATACTGCAagttatcagatagattatatcatggttaagcaaagatttagaaatcttAAATACATATCTTAAATCTTAAATACAatcttaaatacaatttaaaaatacataagaatcagttatcaaaaacaaaaaaacacaaccatCACAGGcttgtgttattaaattatagGTGGTATAAAAAGAGTCAAATGGTTATTGTTGTTAAAATGTACATACATTATGAATGATGTACCATAATGTGTAAATATGCatgtaatatatttgttattaattaaataaatttactttaaataaataataaagaaaacagtaAACATTCCTTATTTTCCTTAATAGGACTGGCATGGGGTGCTTATTATTCTTGGGAACAGCTATGTCTCTTTTGAGAGTGACTTTGTTCTGTATCAGGGTGCCTACAACTGTTACTGTTATGACATTTAATGCAATCGTACTAAATTAATCTTTGTGCATAATAATTCTGGTTCACAaacatgatataaatttaatttattctttttggcATTCCCCTgcataaatacaaaacattattaataaactcaagcattcttttttcctttaactTTTGACTGACCAGAATCCGACCATAAAACTGTActaataaagtagaaaattaaaaaaaactaggaatgctagaaattatacaaaaattaatcaaaataaatttggcaAATAGTAACTATAAACGAAAAGGTACATAACATgctatagtaattataaaaagtaaacagtaaaataaaataaagatttcagcAGGTATAAACCTAGAACCTAGATAATCATTTGACAGATTTGcagaaaaaaaccaataaaatttttaacaattaaaatatattaactgcatGTACAAACATCAATAACATGTGTGACAACATTATCTTGCCTTGCATATTGCTATTAGTTGACTCAAGTAAGACCTTAAGATACTTGTTTAAAAGTATGTCAAATTCTGTACCTTTTAGCATCTATTTTAGTTGTACAAGTAACACCCTTGTGAATATAGTGAATAC contains these protein-coding regions:
- the LOC142329308 gene encoding uncharacterized protein LOC142329308 gives rise to the protein MGETSINNIKQFTILKGGTRNFTLVWLPDDIKFIINGEEKSIISSNGNKKLSSAVELNDLCDKLWDSESKIAPFDQAQVGLVRLKEEPLDQNVRLDDLLWLNLIPCGI